The proteins below come from a single Serratia ficaria genomic window:
- the nirD gene encoding nitrite reductase small subunit NirD translates to MSQWITVCPVADILPGTGVCALIGDRQVAVFRPYADERVFAISNIDPFAQASVLSRGLIAEHQGELWIASPLKKQHFRLNDGHCLEDGAHSIASFTSRVVDGLVQIAA, encoded by the coding sequence ATGAGCCAGTGGATTACCGTTTGTCCCGTCGCCGATATCCTGCCCGGCACCGGCGTGTGCGCCCTGATTGGCGATCGCCAGGTGGCGGTGTTCCGCCCCTATGCCGATGAGCGGGTGTTCGCCATCAGCAATATCGACCCCTTCGCCCAGGCCAGCGTCTTGTCTCGCGGCCTGATCGCCGAACATCAGGGCGAGCTGTGGATCGCCAGCCCGCTGAAGAAACAGCATTTTCGCCTGAACGACGGTCACTGCCTGGAAGACGGCGCGCATTCCATCGCGAGTTTCACCAGCCGGGTGGTCGACGGCCTGGTGCAGATAGCCGCCTGA
- a CDS encoding phosphoglycolate phosphatase, protein MADFGAIRGLAFDLDGTLVDSAPGLAAAIDLALAEMGLPQAGEARVGTWIGNGADVLVQRALRWAEVDAAPEHCSRLRARFDHFYAQTVDGGSRLFPQVQETLARLAAQGYPMALVTNKPTPFVAPLLAALGIGRHFSLVIGGDDVTEKKPHPAPLYLVLGKLGLRANELLFIGDSRNDIQAAQAAGCPSVGFTYGYNYGESIALSHPDRVLERFADLLPALGLSSLENQEI, encoded by the coding sequence ATGGCTGATTTCGGCGCGATCCGCGGCCTGGCTTTCGATCTGGACGGCACGCTGGTGGACAGCGCGCCGGGTCTGGCGGCCGCCATCGACCTGGCGCTGGCTGAAATGGGCCTGCCGCAGGCGGGCGAAGCCCGAGTCGGCACCTGGATCGGCAACGGCGCCGACGTGCTGGTGCAGCGCGCGCTGCGCTGGGCCGAGGTGGACGCCGCGCCGGAACACTGCAGCCGACTGCGTGCGCGTTTCGATCATTTCTATGCGCAAACCGTCGACGGCGGCAGCCGCCTGTTCCCGCAGGTGCAAGAGACGCTGGCTCGCCTGGCCGCGCAGGGCTATCCGATGGCGCTGGTGACCAACAAGCCGACGCCGTTTGTCGCGCCGTTGCTGGCCGCGCTCGGCATCGGCCGGCATTTCTCGCTGGTGATCGGCGGCGATGACGTGACGGAAAAGAAACCGCATCCGGCGCCGCTGTATCTGGTGCTCGGCAAGCTTGGCCTGCGCGCCAATGAGCTGCTGTTCATCGGCGATTCGCGCAATGATATTCAGGCCGCGCAGGCGGCCGGCTGCCCCAGCGTCGGCTTTACCTACGGTTATAACTACGGCGAGTCGATCGCCCTGAGCCACCCCGACCGCGTGTTGGAGCGCTTCGCCGATTTGTTGCCCGCTCTTGGGCTGTCATCTTTAGAGAATCAGGAAATTTAA
- the cysG gene encoding siroheme synthase CysG, giving the protein MDYLPIFCRLQHKACLLVGGGEVAERKARLLLDAGAALTVNACEFSPQFRRWADEGRLTLVEGEFTPALLAEKWLAIAATDRLEVNARVYQCANRQRVFCNVVDDPKRASFIMPSIIDRSPIMVAVSSGGKAPVLARLLREKLEAALPQHLGKLAQLGGALRQRVKRRFAGAGARRRFWERLFAHHRLAQSLANNDDAQAERQLERLFSEQPADRGEVVLVGAGPGDAGLLTLKGLQQIQQADVVVYDRLVSDDVMALVRRDAERIFVGKRAGHHCVPQEQINQILLQQALQGRRVVRLKGGDPFIFGRGGEELETLADAGVPFSVVPGITAASGCAAYGGIPLTHRDHAQSVRLVTGHARADGGLDWAPLAAGQQTLVFYMGLSQAAEIQRQLIAHGLAATTPVALVENGTSCRQRVIEGELRQLAALAQRAASPSLIIVGSVVGLRRKLNWFSGEETAENLARQA; this is encoded by the coding sequence ATGGATTACCTGCCGATTTTTTGCCGGTTGCAACACAAGGCCTGCCTGTTGGTCGGCGGCGGAGAAGTCGCCGAACGCAAGGCGCGCCTGCTGCTCGACGCCGGGGCGGCGCTGACCGTCAATGCCTGCGAGTTCAGCCCGCAGTTCCGGCGGTGGGCCGATGAGGGCCGACTGACGCTGGTCGAGGGCGAATTCACCCCGGCGTTGCTGGCGGAAAAATGGCTGGCGATCGCCGCGACCGATCGGCTGGAGGTCAACGCGCGGGTGTATCAGTGTGCCAACCGGCAGCGGGTGTTCTGCAACGTGGTGGATGATCCGAAGCGCGCCAGCTTTATCATGCCGTCGATCATCGACCGCTCGCCGATCATGGTGGCGGTCTCGTCCGGCGGTAAAGCACCGGTGCTGGCCCGCCTGCTGCGCGAGAAGCTGGAAGCGGCGTTGCCGCAGCACCTCGGCAAGCTGGCGCAGCTGGGCGGCGCGCTGCGCCAGCGGGTAAAACGGCGCTTTGCCGGCGCCGGTGCGCGTCGGCGCTTCTGGGAGCGGCTGTTCGCCCACCATCGCTTGGCGCAGTCGCTGGCCAACAACGACGATGCGCAGGCCGAACGCCAGTTGGAACGGCTGTTCAGCGAGCAGCCGGCAGATCGGGGCGAAGTGGTGCTGGTCGGCGCCGGCCCCGGCGACGCCGGCCTGTTGACGCTGAAGGGCCTGCAGCAGATCCAGCAGGCCGACGTGGTGGTTTACGACAGGCTGGTGTCGGACGACGTCATGGCGCTGGTGCGCCGCGACGCCGAACGCATTTTCGTCGGCAAACGCGCCGGCCACCACTGCGTGCCGCAGGAGCAGATCAACCAAATCCTGCTGCAGCAGGCGCTGCAAGGCAGGCGCGTGGTGCGGCTGAAAGGCGGCGATCCCTTTATCTTCGGCCGCGGCGGCGAAGAGCTGGAAACGCTGGCGGACGCCGGTGTTCCGTTCTCGGTGGTGCCGGGCATCACCGCCGCCTCCGGCTGTGCGGCCTACGGCGGCATCCCGCTCACCCACCGCGACCACGCGCAAAGCGTGCGGCTGGTCACCGGCCACGCCCGGGCCGACGGCGGGCTGGACTGGGCGCCGCTGGCCGCCGGGCAGCAAACGCTGGTGTTCTATATGGGGCTGTCGCAGGCGGCGGAAATCCAGCGCCAGCTGATCGCCCACGGTCTGGCGGCCACCACGCCGGTGGCGCTGGTGGAAAACGGCACGTCATGCCGCCAGAGGGTGATCGAGGGGGAACTGCGTCAGTTGGCCGCTCTGGCGCAGCGGGCCGCCAGCCCGAGTTTAATCATCGTCGGCAGCGTGGTCGGCCTGCGGCGCAAGCTCAACTGGTTTTCCGGCGAGGAAACGGCGGAAAATCTCGCCCGGCAAGCCTGA
- the trpS gene encoding tryptophan--tRNA ligase — protein sequence MSKPIVFSGAQPSGELTIGNYMGALRQWVQMQDDYDCIYCIVDLHAITVRQDAEKLRKATLDTLALYLACGIDPEKSTIFVQSHVPEHTQLSWVLNCYTYFGELSRMTQFKDKSARYAENINAGLFSYPVLMAADILLYQTNQVPVGEDQKQHLELSRDVGQRFNALYGEVFKVPEPFIPKSGARVMSLQEPTKKMSKSDDNRNNVIGLLEDPKAVTKKIKRAMTDSEEPPVVRYDVVNKAGVSNLLDILAGVTGKSIAQLEAEFAGQMYGHLKGAVAEAVSGMLGELQERYHRFRNDEAYLQQVMRDGAAKARARAQETLAKVYQAVGFVPPPQ from the coding sequence ATGAGTAAGCCCATCGTATTTAGCGGCGCGCAGCCGTCCGGCGAACTGACCATCGGCAACTACATGGGTGCGCTGCGTCAGTGGGTTCAGATGCAGGACGACTACGACTGCATTTATTGCATCGTCGATCTGCACGCCATCACCGTGCGTCAGGACGCGGAAAAGCTGCGCAAGGCCACGCTGGATACGCTGGCGCTGTACCTGGCCTGCGGCATCGATCCGGAAAAAAGCACCATCTTCGTGCAGTCGCACGTGCCGGAACATACCCAACTGAGCTGGGTGCTGAACTGCTATACCTACTTCGGCGAGCTGAGCCGCATGACCCAGTTCAAGGATAAATCCGCGCGCTACGCGGAGAACATCAACGCCGGCCTGTTCAGCTACCCGGTGCTGATGGCGGCGGACATCCTGCTGTATCAAACCAACCAGGTGCCGGTCGGCGAAGACCAAAAGCAGCATCTGGAGCTGAGCCGCGACGTGGGCCAGCGTTTCAATGCGCTGTACGGCGAGGTGTTCAAGGTGCCTGAGCCGTTCATTCCCAAGTCCGGCGCGCGCGTGATGTCGTTGCAGGAACCGACCAAGAAGATGTCCAAGTCGGACGACAACCGCAACAACGTGATTGGCCTGCTGGAAGATCCGAAAGCGGTCACCAAGAAGATCAAGCGTGCGATGACCGACTCCGAAGAGCCGCCGGTGGTGCGCTACGACGTGGTCAACAAGGCGGGCGTCTCCAACCTGCTGGATATCCTCGCCGGCGTGACCGGCAAGAGCATCGCGCAGCTGGAAGCCGAGTTTGCAGGCCAGATGTACGGCCACCTGAAGGGCGCGGTGGCCGAAGCCGTGTCCGGCATGCTGGGCGAGCTGCAGGAGCGTTACCATCGCTTCCGCAACGACGAAGCCTACCTGCAGCAGGTGATGCGCGACGGCGCCGCCAAGGCGCGCGCGCGCGCGCAGGAAACCCTGGCGAAGGTCTATCAGGCCGTCGGTTTTGTGCCGCCGCCGCAATAA
- a CDS encoding cytosine deaminase: MKFIDNLRLSGHEGLWQLAIEQGRIAHIVPQPEGQEWRTDALDAQGGLALPAFVEPHIHLDTTQTAGQPAWNQSGTLFEGIERWAERKASLTHEDVKQRAWQTLKWQIANGVQYVRTHVDVSDPTLTALRAMLEVKLEAAPWVTLQIVAFPQEGILSYPDGEALLEEALRLGADVVGAIPHFEFTREYGVESLHKAFALAQKYDRLVDVHCDEIDDEQSRFVETVAALALKLEMGAKVTASHTTAMHSYNGAYASRLFRLLKMSGINFVANPLVNIHLQGRFDSYPKRRGITRVKEMLEAEINVCFGHDDVFDPWYPLGTANMLQVLHMGLHVCQLMGYGQIDDGLKLITSHSARTLHLSDYGLAAGNSANLVILPAESGFDAVRRQTPVRYSIRQGAIIAETQPAETTLYLQQDEKVDFRR; this comes from the coding sequence TTGAAGTTTATCGACAACCTGCGTTTGAGCGGGCATGAAGGGCTGTGGCAGCTTGCCATCGAACAGGGGCGCATCGCTCATATCGTGCCGCAGCCGGAAGGGCAGGAATGGCGCACTGACGCGCTGGACGCGCAGGGCGGGCTGGCGCTGCCGGCCTTTGTCGAGCCGCATATCCACCTGGACACCACCCAGACCGCCGGTCAGCCGGCCTGGAATCAGTCCGGCACGCTGTTTGAAGGCATCGAACGCTGGGCCGAGCGCAAGGCGTCGCTGACCCACGAGGACGTCAAGCAGCGCGCCTGGCAGACGCTGAAGTGGCAGATAGCCAACGGCGTGCAATACGTGCGCACCCACGTGGACGTTTCCGATCCCACCCTGACCGCGCTGCGCGCCATGCTGGAGGTGAAGCTGGAGGCGGCGCCCTGGGTGACGCTGCAGATCGTCGCCTTCCCGCAGGAGGGCATTTTGTCCTATCCCGACGGTGAAGCGCTGCTGGAAGAGGCGTTGCGGCTCGGCGCCGACGTGGTGGGGGCCATTCCGCACTTCGAGTTTACCCGCGAGTATGGCGTGGAATCGCTGCACAAGGCGTTCGCGCTGGCGCAGAAGTACGATCGGCTGGTGGACGTGCACTGCGACGAGATTGACGACGAACAGTCGCGCTTTGTCGAAACGGTGGCGGCGCTGGCGCTGAAGCTGGAGATGGGGGCCAAAGTGACCGCCAGCCACACCACGGCGATGCACTCTTACAACGGCGCCTACGCTTCGCGGCTGTTCCGCCTGCTGAAGATGTCCGGCATCAACTTTGTCGCCAATCCGCTGGTGAACATTCACCTGCAGGGGCGCTTCGACAGCTATCCGAAACGGCGCGGCATCACGCGGGTGAAGGAGATGCTGGAGGCGGAGATCAACGTCTGCTTCGGCCACGACGACGTGTTCGATCCCTGGTACCCGTTGGGCACCGCCAACATGCTGCAGGTGCTGCATATGGGGCTGCACGTCTGCCAGCTGATGGGCTATGGCCAAATCGACGACGGGCTGAAGCTGATCACCAGCCACAGCGCGCGCACCCTGCACCTGAGCGATTACGGTCTGGCGGCGGGCAACAGCGCCAACCTGGTGATCCTGCCGGCGGAAAGCGGTTTTGATGCGGTGCGGCGGCAAACGCCGGTGCGCTATTCGATCCGGCAGGGGGCGATCATCGCCGAAACCCAACCGGCGGAAACCACGCTG
- the nirB gene encoding nitrite reductase large subunit NirB: MSRVKLAVIGNGMVGHRFIEDLLEKADRDQFEITVFCEEPRIAYDRVHLSSYFSHHTAEELSLVREGFYEKQGVKVLVGERAITINRGEKVIHSNTGRTLYYDKLIMATGSYPWIPPIKGSDSQDCFVYRTIEDLNAIEACARRSKRGAVVGGGLLGLEAAGALKSLGVETHVIEFAPVLMAEQLDPMGGDQLRRKIERMGVKVHTGKNTQEIVNGGTTARKTMQFADGSALEVDFIVFSTGIRAQDKLAHQCGLATARRGGIVINDSCQTSDPDVYAIGECASWRERTFGLVAPGYKMAQVAADHLLGRENAFRGADMSAKLKLLGVDVGGIGDAHGRTEGARSYVYLDESKEVYKRIWVSADSKTLLGAVLVGDTSDYGNLLQLALNGIALPENPDGLILPAHAGSKPAIGVDSLPESAQICSCFDVSKGDIIKAVNMGCHTVAALKAETKAGTGCGGCIPLITQVLNAELSKQGIEVNHHLCEHFAYSRQELYHLIRVEGIKSFDQLLAKYGQGYGCEVCKPTVGSLLASCWNEYILKPQHTPLQDTNDNFLGNIQKDGTYSVIPRSAGGEITPDGLLAIGRIAKEYNLYTKMTGSQRIGMFGAQKDDLPAIWSRLLAAGFETGHAYAKALRMAKTCVGSTWCRYGVGDSVGFGVTLEHRYKGIRTPHKMKFGVSGCTRECAEAQGKDVGIIATENGWNLYVCGNGGMKPRHADLLAADLDGDTLVRYLDRFMMFYIRTADKLQRTSVWLESLEGGIDYLRKVIVDDKLGINDQLETEIARLRDAVVCEWRETLEHPETQRRFAHFINSPLRDPNVQVVTEREQHRPARPDERIPVTLLDTEENPA, translated from the coding sequence ATGAGCAGAGTCAAACTTGCCGTCATCGGCAACGGCATGGTCGGCCACCGGTTTATCGAAGATCTGCTGGAGAAAGCAGACCGGGACCAGTTCGAGATCACGGTGTTCTGTGAAGAGCCGCGCATCGCCTACGACCGCGTTCACCTGTCTTCGTACTTCTCCCACCACACCGCCGAAGAGCTGTCGCTGGTGCGCGAAGGCTTTTACGAAAAACAGGGCGTGAAGGTGCTGGTCGGCGAACGCGCCATTACCATCAACCGCGGTGAGAAAGTCATTCATTCCAACACCGGGCGCACTCTCTACTACGACAAGCTGATCATGGCCACCGGTTCCTATCCGTGGATCCCGCCGATTAAAGGCTCGGACAGCCAGGACTGCTTCGTTTACCGCACCATCGAAGATCTGAACGCCATCGAAGCCTGCGCGCGCCGCAGCAAACGCGGCGCGGTGGTCGGCGGCGGTCTGCTGGGGTTGGAAGCCGCCGGCGCGCTGAAAAGCCTGGGGGTGGAAACCCACGTGATCGAATTCGCCCCGGTGCTGATGGCCGAGCAGCTCGATCCGATGGGCGGCGACCAGCTGCGCCGCAAGATCGAACGCATGGGCGTTAAGGTGCATACCGGTAAAAATACCCAAGAGATCGTCAACGGCGGCACCACCGCGCGCAAAACCATGCAGTTCGCCGACGGCAGCGCGCTGGAAGTCGACTTCATCGTGTTCTCCACCGGCATCCGCGCCCAGGACAAACTGGCGCACCAGTGCGGGCTGGCCACCGCTCGCCGCGGCGGCATTGTCATCAACGACAGCTGCCAGACCTCGGATCCGGACGTTTACGCCATCGGCGAATGCGCCTCCTGGCGCGAGCGCACCTTCGGCCTGGTGGCGCCCGGCTACAAAATGGCGCAGGTGGCGGCCGACCATCTGCTGGGCCGAGAAAACGCTTTCCGGGGCGCGGACATGAGCGCCAAGCTGAAGCTGCTGGGCGTTGACGTAGGCGGCATCGGCGATGCCCACGGCCGCACCGAAGGCGCGCGCAGCTACGTGTATCTGGATGAAAGCAAAGAAGTCTATAAACGCATCTGGGTCAGCGCCGACAGCAAAACCCTGCTCGGCGCGGTGCTGGTGGGCGATACCAGCGACTACGGCAACCTGCTGCAGCTGGCGTTGAACGGCATCGCGCTGCCGGAGAACCCGGATGGGCTGATCCTGCCGGCGCACGCCGGCAGCAAGCCGGCGATCGGCGTGGACTCGCTGCCGGAAAGCGCGCAGATTTGCTCCTGCTTCGACGTCAGCAAAGGCGACATCATCAAGGCGGTCAACATGGGCTGCCACACGGTGGCGGCGCTCAAGGCCGAAACCAAGGCCGGCACCGGCTGCGGCGGCTGCATTCCGCTGATCACCCAGGTGCTGAACGCCGAATTGAGCAAACAGGGCATCGAGGTCAACCACCACCTGTGCGAACACTTCGCCTACTCGCGCCAGGAGCTGTATCACCTGATCCGCGTCGAGGGCATCAAGTCCTTCGACCAACTGCTGGCCAAATACGGCCAGGGCTACGGCTGCGAAGTGTGCAAGCCGACCGTCGGCTCGCTGCTGGCCTCATGTTGGAACGAGTATATCCTGAAGCCGCAGCATACGCCGCTGCAGGACACCAACGACAACTTCCTCGGCAACATCCAGAAAGACGGCACCTACTCGGTGATCCCGCGTTCGGCCGGCGGCGAAATCACCCCGGACGGGTTGCTGGCCATCGGCCGCATCGCCAAAGAGTACAACCTCTACACCAAGATGACCGGCTCGCAGCGCATCGGCATGTTCGGCGCGCAAAAAGACGACCTGCCGGCCATCTGGAGCAGGCTGCTGGCCGCCGGCTTCGAAACCGGCCACGCCTACGCCAAGGCGCTGCGCATGGCGAAAACCTGCGTGGGCAGCACCTGGTGCCGCTACGGCGTCGGCGACAGCGTCGGCTTCGGCGTTACGCTGGAGCACCGCTACAAAGGCATCCGCACCCCGCACAAAATGAAGTTCGGCGTCTCGGGCTGCACCCGCGAATGCGCCGAGGCGCAGGGCAAGGACGTCGGCATCATCGCCACCGAGAACGGCTGGAACCTGTACGTCTGCGGCAACGGCGGCATGAAACCGCGCCACGCCGATCTGCTGGCCGCCGACCTCGACGGCGACACGCTGGTGCGCTACCTCGACCGCTTTATGATGTTCTATATCCGCACCGCCGATAAGCTGCAGCGCACCTCGGTGTGGCTGGAAAGCCTGGAAGGCGGCATCGATTACCTGCGCAAGGTGATCGTCGACGACAAGCTCGGCATCAACGACCAGCTGGAGACCGAGATCGCCCGCCTGCGCGACGCGGTGGTCTGCGAGTGGCGAGAGACCCTCGAACACCCGGAAACGCAGCGGCGTTTCGCCCACTTTATCAACAGCCCGCTGCGCGACCCGAACGTCCAGGTGGTGACCGAGCGCGAGCAGCATCGCCCGGCGCGCCCTGACGAGCGCATTCCCGTTACCCTGCTCGACACCGAGGAGAACCCCGCATGA